The nucleotide sequence cattcaaaagtttacaactATTACAAcaatatgcaactattacagatagttcaaatgttcactgatgctccagaaagaaacacggtgcattaagagctggggtgaaaacttttgaaaagtgaagatgtgtacatttttcttattttgcctaaatatcaatTCAttgttcatttagtactgcccttcagaagctacagtagatacttacatgtttcccagaagataaaataagttgaatttaccctgatctttgaattcaaaaagttttcacccccttatAAATGCATAACATGcaatcccttttattttggtaaaataattaacattttgcagattctacaaagtgtatgtaaacctttgacttAAACTGTAAATCATATTTAAGAAAGCATTTTAtggaaattatatattactgttcatttaatgtttgtttctGTAGGTCCTATTGAAAATAAGTTGTCAGTGAGATATACTGTACTGCTTCAAggaaactgaaaaagaaaaactgcaaaCATTTGCatctattttgcattttaacaatacagGGATGTCTGAGGACAAGcttaaattgttgttctgccACTTTACTTGGGACTTGCAAAAGGAAGATGCTGATCTTAACTTTCTCGAAGTGAAAGTTCGTGAAAGGCTGGCagtaaaatgcaaatatgaaggAAACCTAAAACAAagagaattaaattttttggcCTTTATCAAACATTTACAAGGATTTAACGACGAGGCACTTAAGACCCTGCAACTAGCAAAGAAGGAACATCCAGACGATGACAGCAATGTGATTGTGACGTATGGAAACTTGGCCTGGGTGCACAGTCTCATGGGCAGTGTGACTGAGGCTGAAACTTACATAGCGAAAGTAAATGAAATCCTTAGAGCTTTCCCTGCTCCGTCTCCAGCAGAGCTTCACAGAGAAGTTCAAAGCGAAAAAGCCTGGTCGCTTCTCAAGTTCTCTAGAAAGACCTACATCAGGGCTAAGGAGAGTTTCCTTGAAGCTTTGCAGAAAGAGCCGGATGACAAGGAATGGAACACAGGCTTTGCTTTTTCTCTCTTCCGTCTGGAGGGACTGAAGATTGGTCGATATAAGCGTGTAGCGGTTGAAGAGTCTCCTGCTGTGCTCCAGTTGAAGAAAGCTCTGAACCTGGACCCGGACAATCCGATGATCCATGTGTATCTGGGGCTCAAGTGCTACAAGAACACAGAGAACGTAAATAACACAGAGGCATGGCAGTACATGACGCAAGCGCTCACGATGGCTCCGGATAACCTCAGTGTTGTTTTGCGTGTTGCAAAGTTCATGAAGAAAGAGCAGCGTTATGAAAAGGCCCTGGAAGTATTGCTGGAAATGCTGAAGAATGCACCAGAATCATCACGTTTACATCATGAGATTGCCAACAATTACCGCTGGAAAGCCATGCAGATGAATGATTTAAACAATCCGGAGTTGTTAGGTCTTTGCATTCACCATTTAGAGAAAGGTGCCAGTTTAAACCCAGGCTACATATACCCACAGCTGGAGCTTGCGCTGAGATATGCAGATCATAAGCAGACGGCTAAAGCAGAGCAGAAGTTTACTGAGCTGTTTGCCCTTCCTGACCTAAGGCCAGCTGACCGCCAGGCCTGGCATCGCATGTATGGGGATTTCAAACAGTACAGGTTGGGCTCCGAGAAATCTGCGGTTGAGCATTACAAACAAGGAATGATGCTGGGGCGAGTGTCCACCGAATGGATCGCCTGCAGAAACAGACTGACAAAAGTCCTTCAGCGGGGCATAAGGGACATATATGAGATTCGGACACTCTTTGATTCCTTTAGAAACGAAAACAAAGATGATTAAGAAAGAATACTTTAATCTCTGTTCAAGTTCCAGTCGTAGCCTTAGCAATAATTCTACttttttgttgaattgttttttcttttctttttacccactgagttttaacagagttaaatataataatataaattcatTATAGATGTATTATAATCTGTGTATATTAACATAATATAGTCTTTATCTGTCTTGTCAAGTGTATTTTATCAATTACACCCCAGTTTGtacacatatttacaaaaattacagattttcaagTTTTGAAACTTTTTCTTCCTGATAAGCAATAAATAAACCCTTTCCAGGTTTAAAGttgaaaaataaagcatattttcatgttacatttttttt is from Labeo rohita strain BAU-BD-2019 chromosome 13, IGBB_LRoh.1.0, whole genome shotgun sequence and encodes:
- the ifit8 gene encoding interferon-induced protein with tetratricopeptide repeats 8, with protein sequence MSEDKLKLLFCHFTWDLQKEDADLNFLEVKVRERLAVKCKYEGNLKQRELNFLAFIKHLQGFNDEALKTLQLAKKEHPDDDSNVIVTYGNLAWVHSLMGSVTEAETYIAKVNEILRAFPAPSPAELHREVQSEKAWSLLKFSRKTYIRAKESFLEALQKEPDDKEWNTGFAFSLFRLEGLKIGRYKRVAVEESPAVLQLKKALNLDPDNPMIHVYLGLKCYKNTENVNNTEAWQYMTQALTMAPDNLSVVLRVAKFMKKEQRYEKALEVLLEMLKNAPESSRLHHEIANNYRWKAMQMNDLNNPELLGLCIHHLEKGASLNPGYIYPQLELALRYADHKQTAKAEQKFTELFALPDLRPADRQAWHRMYGDFKQYRLGSEKSAVEHYKQGMMLGRVSTEWIACRNRLTKVLQRGIRDIYEIRTLFDSFRNENKDD